The Cydia pomonella isolate Wapato2018A chromosome 22, ilCydPomo1, whole genome shotgun sequence genomic interval AGAAGTCCAAAAGAAACTTTTAATGGCAGCTATGACAGATTTTTTTAGCGTCTGACGTATAACCTAAAATTTTTAATGGTTACTTTCATtgcaatattaataattaagaaagtattgatataaattaaaggtttaagtatataaactgATGATAAAATCATGAttgtccacaaaaagtgcgagattacgacGAAATGAAGGCAAATTGGTTACTTTACTTTATTTGCAATTTCAATTGGACTTCACTTTAGTTTTTATACCGAATTTGAAGCTATTTCAGAGTTacgtttttttgtatggagattgTCGGTCCCAGTGTATATCGTCCTTGTCAATaggaataaatatttggggacaatttacgcagatcgacctagcctcTAAACTAAGCTACTATGGGCAGGGTCAAGGCAGACACAGTGGCTCAGTCGCTTATGGTGAAATTAGGTTGACTTTTTTGTACTGTACCCGGGCTTTTTTCTACCGAGCCACTGTTCCCTCCTTGACCCTAGGAGGCGACGATATAAAAACATATACTGATAAGATAATATAGATAATATAATCTCcttaaatcaggaacaaatgatgaatatgtaaataaatgatcTCACCGGTATTCGAATCCAAGACCTGCTTCGTAGGCACTACTAACTAGACTAGACTAGGAGGccgttttttatgtatatttcgtcaggtgacaagcaaaactcactaattaccaccataAGTTCATatccataatgaaccatattaggttactattaataaagttaatttttgtttaattattttttagtaactAGTGAGTTTtccttgtcacctgacgatttgtTTGTGAGAAACTAGGCCAGCAAAAGACCTGTTCGTCAGAAAACCTCACAGTTGTTACTAAGCCTTCCTAGCCCATTACCGGCCGTTGTACCCACTTGGTTCGATTTTATATTGTAACTCTACCTAGCAGCATTAGAAAAATGATGGGTTCCTAAAAGTGAGGCCCTAATGGGTTAAAGAGAAATGTCAAATGAAATTTTAACGGACGTTACCTTTAAAAACAACCCTAATAATTAACCCCTCGTTTTACAgagaatagggaatattaccCAAAACTccgcgtagggggcgccactagcacaaacagagggtctaccgcgaaacacgaaaatcaaaatttctttATCACTTTGCAAATTCAAGCGACAAAGGCAGATAAcggaatttagattttcgcggttTTGCGACAGGCCCTCTGTAAACCAACCGCCTTGAGGCATCAATGTCATTCGTAAAAtataatctgtgaaaacttgtcaaaaattgtttaagtatgtataagttattcTATGGTTTATAATATGAATGAACGAAACTTTACTCACGAGAACATATGGTACAGTAGATATCATTAAGTGTACATTATTGACCCCTAACAACAAAATTGATACAACTGATTGCTATTACTGCACTCTGAcagcagaacattgcagtaactccctattacaattaatttttaaaaaccttCAAGGTTTCTTGGCAGTCCTGAGGGGTGAAGGCAGTGTGCTCTACTAAATATAACCCTAAGTTACCTACTAATTTTATGAGACTTTAGTTTTGCCGTCGTCGCCGGGGGCGGCgggggcggcgggcggcgcgccgtcGGGGCACTTGCCGGGGGGCGGCGCCTCGGGCCTCCTCTTCGGCAGCTCCACCAGCCTCTCCGTGAGGGCGCGGAGGATGTTGCCTGGCACGGTTTGGTGCTCTTCCACTAGGTCTTCTATCGCTTTTGATACCTGTAATAGGAATGTATTTTAACGTCAAGCGTCCCACAGTCCTAAGGGAACGTACCgtaaggggggagggggttcaAAATACCACGCTTGATCATAGGGGGGAAGGGGGCTCTTAGGTTTTGGTCAAGTAGTCAATATTCTTTAGAGAAATCTCACGCTTTTTCGAGCTTTATATGGCGCGCAACGTTTAGCGCTTTCGAAACTCACTGGTGGCAACACTGAcgcaaattattaaaaaatgtttgaagTGACATGTGTGAGTCACTACGTGACATCTAAAGGGTGAAAAATGGATCACGTAGTAGGGTCCTTATTTTGTCGAAGTTATATTTTTCGGGCACCCGGTTAATGTTAAATTTACCACAACAAAaccaatgtatttttttcttttcgttgtAAGACGATTactcgtgagagtcagaatggcgggtgtacctaaataaaattaaatggaaaccataccatatttttgtacctaatttgtactatttagtacctccttttgtacctcacggtacttaaagttatcaccaaaaaccagtacacccgccatcctaaCAGTCGGaattcccgtggttattgataaattctataaaaaccaattttttgtaccttttttgtatcttcatattcaattataatatgagccattttatttgtggtttccaagttttactcatttatattttgcttgctattacacttttgcaggcgttataatttttctagTTATCGATcgcatttttaagaaaaaactctaaggtacaattattttgattacgccaggaattagtacctttaatgtttaatctgtcaAGATctaataactcagtaaatcatgtcttaaaaaaggctaggcgccaattcaatgacatcttcctaagaaaaatcttttttaagacatgattttcattttctatttaagccaaatctcatagaacaaaactagagagaGGGAAAGCTATGATGGCGCTATCTATGCagacctttgacagttgccaacccccatttgcgaacttcggtgttggCAGTAGGCCCACAGACTCAATATTCAACGGGCTTCGCCAGAAGCGCGTGTGTGACAAGTTTCACAGGAAAATCTCCGTAGACGGAcctgtaataatgtcctacctTCTTAGCCAACTACTTGCATGGCTGTCAAACTCCGGTAGTATTCGATCGGCTTGACCAGATGCGTAACCAACTCCACAGGGAACCCTCCATACACGGGTGCGAGAGGGACACGTGTAGACGTTATACGTGTCTTACCTTCTTAGCCAACTGCTCCGGCGTCAGACTCTGTTCGTATTTGATCGGCTTCCTCAAGTATGTGACCAGTTTCACAGGGAACCCTCCATACACGGGTGCGAGAGGGACACGTGTAGACGTTATACGTGTCTTACCTTCTTAGCCAACTGCTCCGGCGTCAGACTCGGGGCGTATTCGGACGACTTCCCTAAGTATGTGACAAGTTTCACAGGGAACCCTCAATACACTGGTGCAAGAGGAATACGTGTAGACGTTATACGTATCTTACCTTCTTAGCTAACTGCTCAGGTGTCAAGCTCGGATCATACTCGATCGGCTTCCCTAAGTGTGTGACCAGTTTCACAGGGAACCCTCCATACACGGGTGCGAGCGGGACGCGTGTAGCCGCGTACACGCGACGACACAAGCCGCGCAGCCAGCCGACCGTGCGGAACGCCTCGCGGACGTTGCGGGTCACCATCGGAATTATTGGctggaaataaaaaaagaagttatcGTAATTATTGTAGCATTAGCCGAAAttgctgaataaaaaaaaaacttaaatatgtaGTACTCTTAGCACCATTCAAAGGCCCGTCCTTacatatatgtcaatggatgggcacctttgcgtctggAGTTCTGCGGTTGCTGTAATTCTAGATTTATTGAAGTTTCTCaagtttaaacttattttttgtttaaatgatccctaagtaagtaagtaagtaagtgttttatttgtaaatataggtagagTTACATTGGTGGTCAGTTTATATATGTAAAGTTTCACTATATTTTGCCAAACggcgtacaaaaacattaaacttaATACTAAATACTTACTATACTACTTAGTAATTATTATGTAATCCTACTTACAGCTATGACAATTCAATAATGAATATCAGGtacatatgtagtttataagaattgaaattgtcaaaatataaaatataaatttgtaaatttgtatcattacatataattcataattaCAATTCtacaaaatgcatttttttttcattactaaGCTATATAtactgaagcgctggtggcctagcagtaagagcgtgcgacttgcaatccggaggtcatgggttcaaaccctggctcgtaccaatgagtttttcggaacttatggactaaatatcatttgatatttaccagttgcttttctgtgaaggaaatcatcgtgaggaaaccggattaatcccaacaaggcctagtttaccctctgggttggaaggtcagatggcagtcgctttcgtaaaaactagtgcctacgtcaaatcttgggattcgttgtcaagcggaccccaggctctcgtgagccgtggcaaaatgcagggacaacgcgaggaagaaggactaataatatttttaataataaataataataaataaataaataatatttgccgGCTATTTCTACTGTCAAAGTGCGTGTGCCAGAGTATAATTACGAATATTTTAAGGTGCGAACATCAAGCCAACGAACGCCAACGAATGGGTTTCGCTGGCTGTATCCAATGTTTGTAAACCATCCAAATGTGATAGAATTTACACCAGAAGCTCAACAGAATACAATAAAGTTTGCTAAGGATACTGACCACTTTAGCCTGTATAGCGACTCGCGCAAAGCCAAGTCTATTCTTCCAATGTAATTTATAAGTGTGGTCCCCGAACTGCGCCTCGTACACCCCCCCAGGGGAGATGGCCAGTGGGTTCCCCTTCTGCAGCACCGCCACACATTCGCCCACGGTGCCGGGAATCACGCAGAGGCCTTCCAGGAGTGTTTTCCAGCCTTGAAAAGAAATTGAGCTTATGAAGATCATAAACATGACCaacatgaaaaaaataccaagGCCTCCACTGCCCAGGGCTGTAATGTTACCAGCGTCCTCTGTTGCCTGATGCGCCAGATGTCTGAACCGCCTGGGCTCGGTGGCAAGGGTTGAAATTTCCAAGTAGTTAGTTATATGACAATTTCCTAAGGCTTGTGGCGCCCCTGGAGgccttggtatttttttttctttgtatatgacgtttatttcgtttatagtttAAATAGTAGTGAGTCTACTTTtacaaaacacaaattaaaatatattcatcatttaattttttatttcgggAAAACATGACAGGTCGTGGCTTCTGCCTCTGTGATCCAAACTGGCGTGACGTTTGGCGAATATCTCGTTTTAGCCAGTTGACAAATTCGACTAAATCCCGCTCGATGGAGCTCAGAAATATGTTTCCGGTatatattgaaatgaaatacataaatgaaataaatgtttattcaaaagACAAACCTTAAAACTAAATCACAACTTCCGCCAAACCAGAgtatggtttgttggcagacgaggcTCCAATAACATTAAGTGAAGGTTCTTTATCTTATATAGTTggtaatattcatattaatagcAATAGCACTGGCATTAAACTAATATTTGATGAAGACCCGCTTTGTGGGCTTCTATATCCAATCGCTTTGCTCAGATCCAAATATGAACCGATTAGCTACCCCTTGGAGTGAtaggccgtcgactcccgaccaATGTAacgtcatttaaatttgaaatttgattaattgaaataaaatccaaactccaacaactcaaaaatggcatatgccacttgaagagctACTGTTTATATGTGAAACCTTTTGAACAGCAGTAATACATGACGATGGGCAGCACGCCGTGGTCGCCGTGGTAGTAGTTCACTAGGAACGGCCCACTTGGAATGTCTAAAGAGATGGAGATCGCATTGCGGGCTTCCCTTTCTATCGGTCTGCTCTTTTATTTCTAGCACTCACCAGGTATCCTGAACATGAACCGATCAGCTACTGTGTGTATGTGCAACCTCTTGAACAGCAGCATGCGCGCGATGAAGTAGTACATGTCGATGGGCAGCGCGCCGTGGTAGTAGATCACTAGGAACGGCCCGTTTGGAATGTTTTCGATGCCTTGGATCTCGTAACCTGGAGATTTTCAAAagatattgtaatttaaatacaagaagttaatgtacaattatttgtgatttattAGATGCTGATGCAATATTGGAAACTGGattgaataactaaaactcgaattggcctgacaGCTTTGTGCAGCTAAGCCTCCAACCAACCCGTAACAGACTAATATAATAACTTCTTACCAACCGCTTCAGTCTAACTGTAGACTTAAAAAAGTCTTAACATTTCGGTCTTAACTGGGTTCGGCCGCAAAGTACCTCAATGTTGCCATTGTATATTTTGCTTCTTTTGACCTTGAAAATTCGTATACAAAATCCTGTGGGTTCCTTTTGAAGTCTTTCAATACTAAATGTAacgaattttcaaaatttatgaCACTTCAAAAAACTGCGGCTTGTTTGGTAAGTCTTAAGgttcagtttcattggtcgataaacAGCATGTGGTGATTCCCCGCAGGCGGGGCAATGACtggtgaaactcataagtcgataaatcggtcgatatacagcgtGCGGtggactccccgcaggcggtaaggcgGTATAActactagtgaaactcataatggtATGCGTTatgtagggattgcaaaccggattgattttcaatccggccggatccggccggattttggccatgatccggccggatccggccggaccggatccggattggtatagggatattatagttaattaagtgacatatttttctagtttttttgcgtaatacgtattcctacatctataatttgaagttaataaataacttcttaaaaataaaatagaacttagtagtaaaaagtgttacaatgtcaatatcactttaaaaacaaaatatgaaatcggtttttattatatttaaccattcacaagtactcaaattttcgattataattatgaatttgagtagtttccaaagcctgatgatgggatgtggggtgggaaatggaagtccttgaaaggacaagttttcgtaactgttctttgattgaattctttgtaacgttgacatctattctagtaacaaaagaagatgtatattttacttataaccaaccaaccaacctgATATTACCAAagtgatattaaatgcgctacaatattatCTTGCTCTCATTTTTTTGTGCGAGAAAGTAGTAgaatgtatgatttaaaaaaatgttttttagggACAGAAgggcaaattatagggaacgaaATGCGACACAGCGATCTCCtgcaaaaataatagagtgtaggattaaaACCATCGcagaaagggactccctaagaaaagttacacgGATCaagtaaagaattggctagacgtagagtagcacgtACGTACGAAGATGTaggaaattgcataaaattGGATGAAGTTGTGAaaacaaaagattctctcttaaatttgaatagaaaacaatctatattttatcatatcatatttaatttttattttttattttaatcggagtgaactaaagattatcaatatacatatatatgatgaGCTCAACtcaagtcggttgagtaccgccgacttaatcctgttcatttgtttacttttaatcttcTATCACAGCATTATGAcataacattaaccttctctctagcataaattacaaatgccttctaTGGCATATggcatcctttaatttttccttctattacagtatttatgtaatcgtcatatcatgCCACCAACATAAACACGCACGAATACGCACAAAgggtttcgcttcaacattccttatgcgaactgccaaggagtggaatgccctgcccgagtctgtgtttccgtatgagtacaatctgaatctcttcaaggctagagtaaataggtatctcataggtaagcatgctccaccgtagaccgcatcatcacttacgatcaggtgtgatcgtggtcaaacgcctgcctatcctccacaaaaaaaacataaaagaagaataaattctctcctgttcccagttatcgtcataataaatatatttttatctcactatatttaaacttcttCATTAGATTATTGTTCTATCCAACTTTATACACCTCATCCGTCGCTTTTTCCTCATCCAAAACGCACAGCgtgtgctgtatttaggcgtcttttttattttaccggatccggtccggatccggtgatttttaccggatccggtagctcctgaaaagtgccggatccggccggattaccggatccgccggaccggattgcaatccctagcgTTATGGGAAATTTCCCTTACCCCGCATGTGGGccttatcgaccaatgaaactgagcttTTAGGTTTTACCGCATGTACTTAAGATTTTAACAGAAACATATAATTTAATGCTTACCATGCCATAACCACCCGTGGGCGTCCCATAACGCGCAGACCGCGAGGCTCGCCGCCTGCCGCCAGTCGTTCTGGACCCCATCCACTACTCGCAACCTGATAATAAATAGAGCACCTAATCAATCTCAGGGAACAATCCTCAGGCATGCTTGAAGGCTATTTAGATATTTGAGGCGATCCGGCTGTACATATTTAAAGTGATAACtatattattaacttatttagACATGGAGCGCGAGCTTAGAGCGCCAGTCAGATGCAACATGTTGGAGTGTAGGTTTGCGAAACAAGTCAAGGCGACCTGTGTGAAGTTGGTGGTGGGGGAAATACAGGCGACAAAAACGCATGACGtggtgaaaatatgaactttctTTATGAATATGGAATTTGGCAACTGCCAACTGTCAAATAGATTTTTATAATTCGAATAAAAACCAAGCCATTTCTTTTGATCACTTTGATTTAATTCGTCTCCAAGACGTAAATCGCCTATTTATCGCCATATCTGTCACCTTTGGGTAGTTACTCCAATTTCCATAATGAATTTGACACGGACCTTTCTATCGCCAGACGTCCAAAGTCAAACCTGTGGTCTGGCCTAGCGATAATGAATCTTGACACAATGTGGTAGAGTTCATATAGCAAATAACCGCTATAGTAAAGTTAGTTTTAAAaggtagtatgtatgtatggatgCGAAGGCGACTTTGGTTTGCACAGTATCGTGAGAGTCAgccaattatttttatctaaagtTACCTTTAGGAAATCACTCTAGACGTGTTGACAACTCATGCTCTGATCATGTATGtgttacttaatattttaaagaaagTTTTTATCTTATTAACGGTTTGTTCGGCATGGGATTTCTGGAAGACATTTGAATGACTTTTTGGTTCGTTAGGGTATACCGTTCAATGCAGGATTTGATACTCGAGATATTGAGAGAACTCGTAAATGTCTCAGTCCATTTTGAAGCATCATTTCGtgatattattgtattataagtATTGAAGAACATCATAAAATAATCGGCGGAACACCTTAAGAGAAATGAAACACTGTATTTTATCCGTGTTTGAGCTAATTTTAatcctttgaacgctttatgccataaacacaaacatcactcaaacgccaagctcccggccgcaagggagctaatgtaaaccttactcgaaagtgtgaaggttactttgacagcgtccgtcATAACggctatagttgtccttggcgctgtgggcacgactagtaacgacgcctttaggtgttcttggcgttcaaaaggttaattacTAGTAATGCACTAAGATATGTTCATAAATGATTTAATCAATTGTTGTGAAGGTGTTATTTTCCGTTAaagattaatttaattatgttttgtttGTCACTCAACATTTTACGTATCTGAGGTAAACTTAAGGCGGTTTACTTATAAAGGTAGTTATCAGGTTGtttggtatttaatttatttacgggtatgtacctaattaaaaattaatttggtTAATTTGGTAATAATCAACGGTTTATTCAAtgtgatttttaaaaattgtttagtCCTTTTTTGTTGTATgttaatgtttacatttttaactttGTTAATAAGTTATTAAATGTTTGCGGGTTCCAAGTACttcgacgaccagtctggcctagttgtagtgaccctgcctatgaagccgagggatctgggttcgaatcccgatataagggcatttatttgtgtgataagctcagatatttgttcttgagtcatagatgttttctatggatttaagtatttgtatgtatattatatatatatcgttttctgagtacctacaacacaagccttcttggcttaccgtggacttagtcaatttgtgtaagaatgtccatatataatattattatttataagtacgtAACTAAAATTATGATAACATTGACAACACTATTCATTCATAAGTCATAATTACATAgttgaatttattattacatataaacGGTAATCTATTTCAGTATCTATTGTTGTGTCGTACCTAAGAGCGCCTTGACCCTTGTTTATAAAGTTTTTGCAGTTTTGACGCCTACCGTCTTTCTACACACATTTAACACAggccacactagcgtctcccgagcgtcggcgtctagtcaactctatggctgctgctcgacgcaacgttggcgcaactacGCAGAGACGCctttttccatagcgctgacttgACGCCGACGCTCAAGAGGCTAGCGTGGAGTGGTCCTGGTCCTCTACATAATTGCGTTGATATAGATAATAGATATGTGATTGTTAGAGTCAGAGGTAAATTAGTAGTATAGAGATAGACGTACCTGTAGAGCCTGTAGAGGTGGAAGATAATGGCGCTGACATATATGAGTATTATGATGACGGCTGGTAGAAGGAACGTCACTACGACGGGCATGAGGAACCATGTTAGCCACAAGCTGTATTCTGTGTCCACGTATTccactgaaaataaaaaaaagcttggTCAGTTATGTCATTCCACATTgacagaaatatatttttatagattcCGCCTGATGAACCAAATGTATCCTAAAAAAACTCCTCTTGCGTTGCAAAGGTGCCATACACGCGTTGTCtatcctttaaaaatctgtacatgTCATTTTGAAGAATATAGATACAGGTATACAATTCCTggagaaaacctcggcagggaatTTATTTAACGCATTTAGGTTCCAGTAAGGTTAGGAAGAGCTATAAGACAGCCGAGCCGAGTAAAAAAGATAAGGAATTCAAATactcaaaattattttcaaaacccTTATAGTAGGTACTTGCAATGAACAGTATGATCAGAATAGGCTATACCTGACCTTAAGTGGCCCACTGTTTACATCATAATACGGTTGTTAAAAGATATGAACAGCAATCTTGATGCCTTTACTAGTTAGCTGTCATTACTCTAGTAATGACAgctgtaataataaatatgtatttaattcaaAGGCTCGCCGTATCTCAAACGGGATACGGTTTTTGAACTTATCCCATGTTCTTTAAAATACGAATTGCTATTTCGTAATGAAGTGACATGGTGATAGCCGGGTCGCAGGCTATCATATTACGAAACTCTTATCTCGTAAGGTGTGCACGTGAGATGCACTCGTCTCatattaaatgttaaatatgagtttttatttattttattatcaataaaggaatggTGGCAAAGATATTCTCATTTTCCTAGCGTTGTTCAGGATTTTGGTCTCTGGTCATGGGAACCTGGctactaatcccaagaattggagtaggcgctagtttttaacgaagcgactgccatcagggTGCGTAGCCGGGATGATAATTTCCATTAATTAGATTTAAGACTATTGCTGTACCCTAtcagggtccatgtgaaacTCACAACTACTACGTAACACCTGTACAAACCATGGATGCAATAAagaaagaataaataataaagaataatcGTTTGCAGAGAAACTGTCGAAAACGTGGCGTCGTCGGGCTCCCAAGtgctgtgagcagcgtgcactaaggccgctcctatacgtttgcatttgtttaactcCAGCGTCCACTCAGGACTTACACTTAGAAAACTCTTGTATATAATTTGATAGTTCTTTACGAAAGCCTTAGGTATCGATAAGGACTTATTTCGACTTGATGACTAAGTCTGAAATACTTATTCGAGTCTTAGGGCAGAGGACTCATGGACTCTTACATAAAAATgagttggacccgggtatgtcctaaaactacgtccaaaaaagTGTAGTAtaggctttgtgtggtagggcacagcacagcggatgtcgttccagatctagagcagagcccaactggagaagcaccttcaccttacagaaaaccgcagctaaataacactagaccctactcatagtgttgtgttcctgccggtgagtaaggttgccagatctcaacgagggtgcggcgGGGTGTAGgggcggcaacgcgcatgtaaaacctctggccgcgtagccaacgttacattcgttaacgctccgtagcgtagcgtactAGCGTattcatctctctctatcactcttccatattagtgtgactgtgacagttgcatttcgttcgcaacggagcgtgaacgatatgcacgttggctacgcgggctggagTGGCAGGCGTcgatagactacggagactgcttaccaccaggcgggccgtatgcttgtttgccaccgacgtaggtaatataaaaaagatgagattttaagtt includes:
- the LOC133530386 gene encoding transmembrane protein 68 isoform X1, producing MVDSQCGARQVKTYIMSDLLKKFDLDATNDFVKIAIAIAGFYMGIFYLEYVDTEYSLWLTWFLMPVVVTFLLPAVIIILIYVSAIIFHLYRLYRLRVVDGVQNDWRQAASLAVCALWDAHGWLWHGYEIQGIENIPNGPFLVIYYHGALPIDMYYFIARMLLFKRLHIHTVADRFMFRIPGWKTLLEGLCVIPGTVGECVAVLQKGNPLAISPGGVYEAQFGDHTYKLHWKNRLGFARVAIQAKVPIIPMVTRNVREAFRTVGWLRGLCRRVYAATRVPLAPVYGGFPVKLVTHLGKPIEYDPSLTPEQLAKKVSKAIEDLVEEHQTVPGNILRALTERLVELPKRRPEAPPPGKCPDGAPPAAPAAPGDDGKTKVS
- the LOC133530386 gene encoding transmembrane protein 68 isoform X2, with the translated sequence MGFVDNYTASLSATFYEMMVEYVDTEYSLWLTWFLMPVVVTFLLPAVIIILIYVSAIIFHLYRLYRLRVVDGVQNDWRQAASLAVCALWDAHGWLWHGYEIQGIENIPNGPFLVIYYHGALPIDMYYFIARMLLFKRLHIHTVADRFMFRIPGWKTLLEGLCVIPGTVGECVAVLQKGNPLAISPGGVYEAQFGDHTYKLHWKNRLGFARVAIQAKVPIIPMVTRNVREAFRTVGWLRGLCRRVYAATRVPLAPVYGGFPVKLVTHLGKPIEYDPSLTPEQLAKKVSKAIEDLVEEHQTVPGNILRALTERLVELPKRRPEAPPPGKCPDGAPPAAPAAPGDDGKTKVS